Proteins encoded by one window of Lycium barbarum isolate Lr01 chromosome 11, ASM1917538v2, whole genome shotgun sequence:
- the LOC132618955 gene encoding E3 ubiquitin-protein ligase RSL1-like yields the protein MEVTTSPNLSVHIDGHNDIFTCDICADEKSTSTDMFKILGCNHSYCKNCMANYIASKLQENISRISCPVMECNMQLELHNCRLILPNDVFDKCGDKLCESMILVSEKFYCPFKDCSALLIDECPGENMVITQSECPECRRLFCAKCKVPWHSGFVCEEFEKLSKDEREIEGIQLMQLAKNQEWQRCPSCRMYVGRSEGCAQMRCRCGCDFCYKCGAHSSDHYCSSCGT from the exons ATGGAAGTCACAACAAGTCCAAATTTATCTGTTCATATAGATGGCCATAATGACATTTTCACTTGTGATATTTGTGCTGATGAAAAATCTACAAGTACTGACATGTTCAAAATTTTGGGCTGCAATCATTCTTATTGCAAAAATTGCATGGCTAACTATATAGCCTCAAAACTCCAAGAGAACATCTCTCGAATATCGTGCCCCGTTATGGAGTGTAACATGCAATTAGAACTGCATAATTGTCGTTTGATTTTGCCTAATGATGTGTTCGATAAGTGTGGAGACAAGTTGTGCGAGTCAATGATTTTGGTGTCCGAGAAATTTTATTGTCCGTTTAAGGATTGTTCCGCACTTTTAATTGATGAATGCCCGGGCGAAAATATGGTTATTACTCAATCGGAATGCCCGGAATGTAGAAGGTTGTTTTGTGCAAAGTGTAAAGTTCCTTGGCATTCAGGATTTGTGTGTGAAGAATTTGAGAAGTTGAGCAAAGATGAAAGGGAAATAGAAGGTATACAACTTATGCAACTTGCTAAGAATCAAGAATGGCAAAGATGTCCAAGTTGTAGGATGTATGTTGGGAGATCAGAAGGCTGTGCACAAATGAGATGCAG GTGTGGATGTGACTTTTGTTACAAATGTGGGGCACACTCAAGTGATCACTACTGCAGTAGTTGTGGTACTTAA